One genomic window of Candidatus Pseudobacter hemicellulosilyticus includes the following:
- the recR gene encoding recombination mediator RecR has translation MQFSSALLENAVNEFAKLPGIGKKTALRLVLHLLKQEPERVEVFGDTITRMRKEIRFCQRCFNVADADNCSICANPLRKQELICVVENVRDVIAIESTQQYSGTYHILGGIISPLDGVGPDQLNIEALVQRVRQEKTEEIIFALSPNIQGDTTIYYIQKKLQPLPVRVTTIARGIAFGGELEYADEMTLARSITNRLPVENYVANR, from the coding sequence ATGCAATTTTCTTCCGCATTATTAGAGAACGCCGTGAATGAGTTTGCCAAACTACCCGGTATTGGCAAGAAGACCGCTTTGCGACTGGTATTGCACTTACTGAAGCAGGAACCGGAAAGAGTGGAGGTCTTCGGGGATACCATTACCAGGATGCGGAAGGAGATCAGGTTCTGCCAGCGCTGCTTTAACGTAGCCGACGCTGACAACTGCTCCATCTGCGCCAACCCCCTCCGTAAACAGGAACTGATCTGCGTGGTGGAAAATGTCCGGGACGTTATTGCCATTGAAAGCACCCAGCAATACAGCGGCACCTACCATATCCTGGGCGGCATTATCTCCCCACTGGACGGCGTAGGCCCTGACCAGCTCAATATTGAAGCCCTGGTACAGCGGGTCCGGCAGGAGAAAACAGAAGAGATCATCTTTGCCCTCAGCCCCAATATCCAGGGCGATACCACCATTTACTATATCCAGAAAAAACTGCAGCCCCTGCCTGTACGGGTCACCACCATTGCCCGGGGCATCGCCTTCGGGGGGGAGCTGGAATATGCCGATGAAATGACCCTGGCCCGCTCTATCACCAACCGGCTCCCCGTTGAAAATTATGTGGCCAACCGGTAA
- a CDS encoding SRPBCC family protein translates to MMAVHSLKTIQTIPVSMEQAWDFFSSPVNLVAITPERLDFRIISLHHGEHMYPGQIIEYTVRPLWGIAWYWMTEITHVEQGRYFVDEQRYGPYILWHHQHHFREVPGGVEMTDIVHYKVPGWWVGDVLNAVLIRKELQELFRYRYEKVVERFGGWEGQECVVRFK, encoded by the coding sequence ATGATGGCAGTACATTCCCTCAAAACAATACAGACCATCCCGGTCAGCATGGAGCAGGCCTGGGATTTTTTTTCGAGCCCGGTCAACCTGGTGGCGATCACGCCCGAGCGGTTGGATTTCCGGATCATTTCCCTGCATCATGGTGAGCATATGTATCCCGGCCAGATCATTGAATATACGGTGCGGCCGCTCTGGGGCATCGCCTGGTATTGGATGACGGAGATCACACATGTGGAGCAGGGTCGTTATTTTGTGGATGAGCAGCGGTATGGGCCTTACATTCTGTGGCATCACCAGCACCATTTCCGGGAAGTACCCGGTGGCGTGGAGATGACAGATATTGTGCATTACAAAGTGCCCGGCTGGTGGGTGGGCGATGTGTTGAATGCGGTTCTGATCCGTAAAGAGCTGCAGGAATTATTCCGTTATCGCTATGAAAAAGTAGTGGAGCGGTTTGGGGGTTGGGAGGGGCAGGAATGCGTAGTGCGGTTTAAGTGA
- a CDS encoding ATP-dependent DNA helicase produces the protein MSIKREQLHQKFQEEYQKLNPQQQLAVDTIEGPVMVIAGPGTGKTQILASRIGKILLETDVVPGNILCLTYTDAGVVAMRKRLVQFIGPDAYRVNIYTFHAFCNDIIQENLSLFEKTSLDPVSDLEKIEIFTQLIDSFPKNHPLKRYRGDVYFEIHNLQSLFSTMKKEGWTPEFINSSIDAYLEDLPNREEFVYKRAYKQFKAGDIKKEKIEEEKERMDKLRAAVNEFDRFQQLMRGRNRYDFDDMINWVIQAFRTNKNLLARYQEQYLYILVDEYQDTSGTQNILVELLINYWDKPNVFVVGDDDQSIYRFQGANVENMEAFARQYREDLLKVVLTNNYRSTQPILDVSKTLISQNNKRLVNTLEGLTKDLVSSHPRLAALAQPAAPTIREYESQQQEMIGITLQVQQLLDQGVQPGHIGIIYKENKYGEELAQYFTLRNIPVYSKRNLNILELPLVQQIMLVLKYLATEHDIPYSGDEMLFEILHFNWFGIPPIEIARLTAETSNRQFSGEKTTLRRLLHEKANTPPRDLFTPATHEGLRKASLVLEKLIGLASNITLQQLFEALVREAGVLGHIMQSPEKLWLLQVLNGLFDFVKEETRRQPLLNVQQLVTTIELMEREELPLPLVRISGSDKGVNLLTAHGSKGLEFEHVFLAGANSAFWEKKRKPGGGYKLPDTIFSMPAQATAQADRDQPTAATGSVESNGFGTNQGATAASRAAAKAPPAAGKSATNADLEELRRLFYVALTRAAVNLHISYSRFKNDGKELEPSIFIAEIQDQHRLPVEKMIIDENIQAEFQALAFSEGIAPEIGRLEEDFVGHLLDKFVMNVTALNNYLHCPLEFYFQNLIRIPSPKNENTEFGSAVHHALEKLFRKMQENGDRFPAQEEFIDDFNWYMRRHRESFTREQFQRRMEYGQEVLANYYDNYLGKWTRIVAVERNIRNVVVAGVPLKGKLDKLEFDGKTANVVDYKTGDPDKARPKLQPPHEKEPNGGDYWRQAVFYKILVDNYEQKDWKVVSTEFDFIEPDKKKQYRKEKVVISPQDITTVTQQIKMVWEKVQARDFYTGCGKETCHWCNFVKTNNLAVALHELQEEEETDN, from the coding sequence ATGTCCATCAAAAGAGAGCAGCTGCACCAAAAGTTCCAGGAAGAATACCAGAAACTCAATCCCCAACAACAACTGGCCGTCGATACTATCGAGGGGCCGGTTATGGTCATCGCCGGACCGGGAACGGGTAAAACCCAGATCCTGGCCAGCCGCATCGGCAAGATCCTGCTGGAAACAGACGTTGTTCCCGGCAATATCCTTTGTCTTACCTATACGGACGCCGGCGTAGTAGCCATGCGCAAACGCCTTGTCCAGTTCATTGGCCCGGACGCTTACCGCGTAAATATCTACACTTTTCACGCGTTCTGCAATGATATTATCCAGGAGAATTTATCTCTTTTTGAAAAGACCTCACTGGACCCGGTTTCCGACCTGGAAAAGATCGAGATCTTCACCCAGCTCATTGACAGTTTTCCCAAAAACCATCCGCTAAAACGTTATAGAGGTGATGTTTATTTTGAGATCCACAATCTTCAGTCTCTTTTTAGTACCATGAAAAAGGAAGGCTGGACACCGGAATTCATCAACAGCAGTATCGACGCCTACCTCGAAGACCTCCCTAACCGCGAGGAATTTGTCTATAAAAGAGCCTATAAACAATTCAAGGCCGGTGATATAAAAAAAGAAAAAATAGAAGAAGAAAAAGAGCGCATGGACAAATTGCGCGCCGCCGTGAATGAATTTGACAGGTTCCAGCAACTGATGCGCGGTCGCAACCGCTATGATTTTGATGATATGATCAACTGGGTGATCCAGGCCTTCCGCACCAATAAGAACCTGCTGGCCCGCTACCAGGAGCAATACCTTTATATCCTGGTGGATGAATACCAGGATACCAGCGGTACCCAGAATATCCTGGTGGAACTGCTGATCAACTACTGGGACAAACCCAACGTGTTTGTCGTAGGCGATGACGACCAGAGCATTTATCGCTTCCAGGGCGCTAACGTGGAAAATATGGAAGCCTTTGCCCGCCAGTACCGGGAGGACCTGCTGAAGGTAGTACTCACCAATAATTACCGCTCTACCCAGCCCATACTGGATGTGTCCAAAACACTCATCAGCCAGAATAATAAAAGACTGGTCAATACCCTGGAAGGCCTGACCAAGGACCTGGTCAGCTCCCATCCACGACTGGCAGCCCTGGCACAACCGGCGGCGCCCACTATCAGGGAATATGAATCGCAGCAACAGGAAATGATCGGCATCACCCTGCAGGTGCAGCAGCTCCTGGATCAGGGGGTGCAGCCGGGCCATATAGGCATCATCTATAAAGAAAATAAATATGGGGAAGAACTGGCGCAGTATTTTACCCTCAGGAATATCCCTGTCTACAGCAAACGAAACCTCAATATCCTGGAACTGCCGCTGGTTCAGCAGATCATGCTGGTGCTGAAATACCTGGCCACCGAACATGATATTCCCTACAGCGGCGATGAAATGCTGTTCGAGATCCTGCACTTTAACTGGTTCGGCATTCCACCTATTGAAATTGCGCGACTGACCGCCGAAACCAGCAACCGGCAGTTCAGCGGGGAGAAGACCACCCTGCGCCGCCTCCTTCATGAAAAAGCCAATACCCCTCCCAGGGACCTGTTCACGCCAGCTACCCATGAAGGCCTGCGCAAAGCCAGCCTGGTACTGGAGAAGCTGATCGGCCTGGCATCCAATATTACCCTGCAGCAATTATTTGAAGCCCTGGTCCGCGAAGCCGGTGTATTGGGCCATATCATGCAGAGCCCGGAAAAACTATGGCTCCTGCAGGTACTCAACGGTCTCTTCGATTTTGTAAAAGAAGAAACCCGCCGTCAGCCCCTGCTCAATGTACAGCAACTGGTCACCACCATTGAACTGATGGAAAGGGAAGAACTGCCCCTGCCGCTGGTGCGCATCAGCGGGAGCGATAAAGGCGTTAACCTGCTCACCGCCCATGGCTCCAAAGGCCTGGAATTTGAACATGTATTCCTGGCCGGCGCCAACTCCGCCTTCTGGGAAAAGAAAAGAAAACCCGGCGGCGGCTACAAACTGCCCGATACTATTTTCAGTATGCCTGCGCAGGCCACAGCGCAGGCTGACAGAGATCAACCCACTGCTGCCACAGGCAGTGTAGAAAGCAATGGTTTTGGGACGAACCAAGGGGCGACCGCAGCTTCCAGGGCTGCGGCAAAAGCCCCACCCGCAGCCGGCAAATCCGCTACCAACGCTGATCTCGAAGAATTGCGCCGTCTCTTTTATGTAGCCCTCACCCGGGCCGCCGTCAATCTTCATATTTCTTATAGCCGCTTTAAGAATGATGGCAAAGAGCTGGAGCCCTCCATCTTCATTGCCGAGATACAGGACCAGCACCGGCTGCCGGTAGAAAAAATGATCATTGATGAAAATATCCAGGCTGAATTCCAGGCCCTGGCCTTCAGCGAAGGGATCGCCCCGGAAATTGGCCGGCTGGAAGAAGATTTCGTTGGCCACCTGCTGGACAAATTCGTGATGAACGTTACCGCCCTCAATAACTACCTGCACTGTCCCCTGGAGTTCTATTTCCAGAACCTGATCCGCATCCCTTCTCCCAAAAATGAAAACACAGAATTTGGATCGGCCGTTCACCATGCCCTGGAAAAACTATTCCGGAAAATGCAGGAGAATGGCGATCGCTTTCCTGCACAGGAAGAATTCATTGACGATTTTAACTGGTATATGCGCCGCCACCGCGAAAGCTTTACCCGCGAGCAGTTCCAGCGCCGGATGGAATACGGACAGGAAGTGCTGGCCAATTACTACGACAACTACCTGGGCAAGTGGACCCGGATTGTAGCCGTGGAAAGAAATATCCGCAACGTAGTAGTGGCCGGAGTGCCCCTTAAAGGCAAACTGGACAAACTGGAATTTGACGGAAAAACGGCCAATGTGGTGGATTACAAGACCGGCGATCCCGATAAGGCCAGACCTAAGCTGCAGCCTCCCCATGAAAAAGAGCCTAATGGCGGCGATTACTGGCGGCAGGCTGTTTTCTACAAGATCCTGGTGGATAACTACGAGCAGAAGGACTGGAAAGTGGTCAGTACAGAATTTGATTTCATTGAGCCGGATAAAAAGAAACAGTACCGGAAGGAAAAAGTGGTTATCTCACCACAGGACATAACCACCGTGACCCAGCAGATCAAAATGGTCTGGGAGAAAGTGCAGGCCCGCGATTTCTACACCGGCTGCGGTAAAGAGACCTGTCACTGGTGTAATTTTGTAAAGACCAACAACCTGGCGGTAGCCCTGCACGAGCTGCAGGAAGAAGAGGAAACCGACAATTAA
- a CDS encoding response regulator, whose amino-acid sequence MLQEINFRTLGKRKILVAEDVAVNQQLVRRIMESWGVEVDIANNGREALLMLEAQDYDMVLMDIQMPEMDGVEATQRIRSLTDGRKSTIPIVALTANFLKGDRERYKAAGMNDFLPKPFNESALFVVVSNNLHPAGNYGTTTVAPPRQEAAPARTPDKLYDLTTVRSMSGGDENFVRSLVQLFVNTTPETLKEMNKEVAQHNWEAVGRLAHKIKSAVDAMGIQSVHELLRTISVNGRSGADTDQLPGLVKQVVERLEPCLAAIRKDFPA is encoded by the coding sequence ATGTTACAGGAAATTAATTTCAGGACACTTGGTAAAAGGAAGATACTGGTAGCGGAAGACGTTGCGGTGAACCAGCAGCTGGTGCGTCGCATTATGGAATCATGGGGTGTTGAAGTGGACATTGCCAACAATGGCCGTGAGGCCCTGTTAATGCTGGAAGCACAGGACTATGATATGGTGCTGATGGATATCCAGATGCCGGAGATGGACGGCGTGGAAGCCACCCAGCGAATCCGAAGTCTGACCGATGGCCGCAAATCCACTATTCCCATTGTAGCCCTGACCGCCAATTTCCTCAAGGGCGACCGCGAACGCTATAAAGCAGCGGGCATGAATGATTTTCTACCTAAACCTTTTAATGAATCGGCCCTGTTTGTGGTGGTTTCCAATAACCTGCATCCTGCGGGTAACTATGGTACTACAACGGTAGCCCCGCCCCGCCAGGAAGCGGCGCCGGCCAGGACCCCAGATAAATTATACGACCTGACAACGGTCAGGAGCATGTCCGGCGGCGATGAGAATTTTGTACGCAGCCTGGTACAGTTGTTTGTGAATACCACGCCCGAGACCCTGAAAGAAATGAACAAAGAAGTGGCGCAGCATAACTGGGAGGCTGTGGGCCGGCTGGCGCATAAGATCAAGTCTGCCGTAGATGCCATGGGTATCCAGTCGGTGCATGAGTTGTTGCGGACTATCAGCGTCAATGGCCGGAGCGGTGCGGACACAGACCAGCTGCCCGGGCTGGTGAAGCAGGTTGTAGAGCGCCTGGAGCCCTGCCTGGCCGCTATCCGGAAAGATTTTCCGGCATAG
- a CDS encoding VOC family protein: MLNHIALYVTDLRTSTEFYTTIIGLDSIPEPFHDGLHTWFRIGPHSQLHLIQGATAKTEHNKNNHTCFSVPSINDFIVRLQQHVIPYENWAGEKNAVTRRPDGIHQLWFRDPDGYWIEINDDYPKIP, translated from the coding sequence ATGCTCAACCATATAGCATTATATGTAACAGACCTGAGGACCAGCACGGAATTCTACACTACAATCATCGGACTGGACAGCATCCCCGAGCCCTTCCACGATGGGCTCCATACCTGGTTCAGGATCGGACCCCATAGCCAGCTGCACCTGATCCAGGGCGCTACCGCCAAAACGGAACACAATAAAAATAACCATACCTGCTTCAGCGTGCCGTCCATTAACGACTTCATCGTCAGGCTTCAACAGCATGTCATCCCCTATGAGAACTGGGCCGGCGAAAAGAATGCCGTCACCCGACGCCCCGACGGCATCCACCAGCTCTGGTTCCGCGACCCGGACGGCTACTGGATAGAGATCAATGACGATTACCCAAAAATTCCCTGA
- a CDS encoding sigma-54 dependent transcriptional regulator: MKNQNALRIFILEDDMWYGSMLHHYLSLNPDYEVKRFDKPSEFFNHLHENPDVVTLDYFMPDMDGSTVLKKIREINPDIKVIIISGQEDLRTAVSLVTSGAFDYIVKDNDTRDRLWNVLLHLKEIVGLRKEVEDLKEQVGKRHDYSKYLIGKSDVMNKVFALIEKASKSNITVSVNGETGTGKEMVAKAIHFNSERKNKPFVTVNVAAIPHDLIESELFGHEKGSFTGATTRRIGKFEEAHNGTLFLDEIGELDISLQAKLLRVLQEREISRIGGNEVIPINVRIIVATHKDMLEEVHRKNFREDLYYRLIGLPVLLPPLRDRGSDIVLLAKSFLDQFCQENHMTKKVLTPEAQQKLLQYSFPGNVRELRSVMELTTVMTDEDNILPEHVMINNAPVSMHNFNGVEKSLKEYEIQIIQHYLDKYDKDVLLVAKKLDIGKSTIYRMIQAGELRTK, translated from the coding sequence ATGAAGAATCAGAACGCGCTTAGGATATTTATCCTTGAAGATGATATGTGGTATGGGTCCATGCTGCATCATTATCTTTCGCTCAATCCTGATTATGAAGTAAAACGCTTCGACAAACCTTCCGAGTTTTTCAATCACCTGCACGAGAATCCCGATGTAGTAACGCTGGACTATTTCATGCCGGACATGGATGGCAGCACCGTACTCAAAAAGATCCGCGAGATCAACCCGGATATTAAAGTGATCATTATCTCAGGGCAGGAGGACCTGCGTACGGCCGTGAGCCTGGTGACCAGCGGCGCCTTTGATTATATTGTAAAAGATAATGATACGCGCGACAGGCTCTGGAATGTCTTGCTGCACCTCAAAGAGATTGTAGGTCTGCGCAAAGAAGTGGAAGACTTAAAAGAGCAGGTAGGCAAACGCCATGACTATTCAAAATACCTGATCGGCAAGAGCGATGTGATGAACAAGGTTTTTGCCCTGATAGAAAAAGCATCCAAATCCAATATCACTGTATCGGTAAATGGAGAAACGGGTACGGGCAAGGAGATGGTGGCCAAGGCCATCCATTTCAATTCCGAGCGTAAGAACAAGCCGTTTGTGACCGTGAACGTGGCGGCCATCCCGCATGACCTGATTGAAAGTGAGTTGTTCGGTCACGAAAAAGGTTCCTTTACCGGCGCTACTACCCGGCGGATCGGCAAATTTGAAGAGGCGCATAACGGCACCCTGTTCCTGGATGAGATCGGCGAGCTGGACATCAGCCTGCAGGCCAAACTGCTGCGGGTATTGCAGGAGCGTGAGATCTCCAGGATTGGCGGCAATGAAGTGATCCCGATCAATGTCCGGATCATTGTGGCCACGCACAAGGATATGCTGGAAGAAGTACACCGTAAAAATTTCCGAGAGGATCTGTACTACCGTCTGATCGGTCTGCCTGTCCTGCTGCCGCCGCTGCGCGACAGGGGCAGTGATATTGTGTTACTGGCTAAATCGTTCCTGGACCAGTTTTGTCAGGAGAACCATATGACCAAGAAAGTGCTGACCCCTGAGGCGCAGCAAAAGCTGTTGCAGTATAGTTTCCCGGGTAATGTCCGCGAGTTGCGTTCCGTCATGGAACTGACCACCGTGATGACGGATGAGGATAATATCCTGCCTGAACATGTTATGATCAACAATGCACCTGTGAGCATGCATAATTTTAACGGGGTGGAAAAGAGCCTGAAGGAATACGAGATACAGATCATCCAGCATTATCTTGATAAGTACGATAAGGATGTGCTGCTGGTAGCAAAGAAACTGGACATCGGCAAATCAACCATTTACCGGATGATCCAGGCCGGGGAACTGAGAACAAAATAA
- a CDS encoding Ig-like domain-containing protein — translation MVKIKSLLFVLLIGSLVAGNMISSTGCANMGQPTGGPKDSLPPRMVTVKPLDSTRNFTGNKIVFEFDEFVQIDNVQENLLVSPTPKINPIVTGKLRTVTVTIKDTLEENTTYSIDFGKAIKDVNEGNALRNFRYIYSTGPQLDSLGFSGKVIIAENGKTDSTLIVLLHSSQDDSAMIKDRPRYVARLDSSGNFQFRNLPPGIFSIYALKDEGGQRKYMSKTQLFAFADSTINTQEPRNITLYAYLEKDTVPVKKPSTGAGRQGNKPPAPESRKFRIETNTSNGQFDLLDTLSFQFRTAPLRFFDSTRLQFTDEKYKPLTGYRFIRDTSNTKVSLIYSWTPNTAYNIILDTLFAEDTLGLRLPKTDTLAFRTKKESEYGLVRLRFINLDLAQHPVLQFIQSEKVVYSHVFTSRDFNARLFKPGEYELRILLDRNRNGIWDPGDFFGTKIQPEKVMPVPRKVNIKANWDNEIDITL, via the coding sequence ATGGTAAAGATCAAAAGTTTATTATTCGTACTGTTGATAGGATCCCTTGTTGCCGGCAATATGATCAGCAGCACCGGCTGCGCTAATATGGGCCAGCCCACCGGCGGTCCCAAGGATTCCCTGCCCCCCAGGATGGTAACTGTTAAACCACTGGACAGCACCCGCAACTTCACCGGCAACAAGATCGTATTTGAATTCGATGAATTTGTCCAGATAGACAATGTTCAGGAAAACCTGCTGGTATCACCCACTCCCAAGATCAATCCTATTGTCACCGGTAAGCTGCGTACAGTGACCGTGACCATCAAGGATACCCTGGAAGAGAATACCACCTATTCCATAGATTTTGGCAAAGCCATCAAAGATGTGAATGAAGGCAACGCACTGCGCAACTTCAGGTATATCTATTCCACCGGCCCCCAACTGGACAGCCTCGGCTTTTCCGGTAAAGTGATCATCGCCGAAAATGGTAAAACAGACTCCACCCTGATTGTACTGCTGCATAGCAGCCAGGACGATTCCGCCATGATCAAGGATCGCCCCCGGTATGTGGCGCGACTGGACAGCTCCGGCAATTTCCAGTTCAGGAACCTGCCTCCCGGCATCTTTTCCATCTATGCCCTGAAAGACGAAGGCGGCCAGCGCAAATACATGAGCAAAACACAGCTTTTTGCCTTTGCCGACTCCACCATCAATACACAGGAACCCCGCAATATCACCCTGTATGCTTACCTGGAAAAGGATACCGTCCCTGTAAAGAAACCCAGTACCGGCGCCGGCCGGCAGGGCAATAAGCCCCCGGCACCGGAAAGCCGGAAATTCCGGATAGAGACCAACACGTCCAATGGCCAGTTTGATCTGCTGGACACACTCAGTTTCCAGTTCAGAACGGCGCCGCTCCGGTTCTTTGATTCTACCAGACTGCAGTTCACGGATGAAAAATACAAACCCCTGACGGGTTACCGCTTCATCAGGGATACCTCCAATACCAAGGTCTCGCTCATCTATTCATGGACGCCCAATACGGCCTATAATATCATCCTCGATACCCTGTTTGCAGAAGATACTTTAGGCCTGCGGCTGCCAAAGACCGATACCCTTGCCTTCCGCACCAAGAAGGAAAGTGAATATGGCCTGGTTCGCCTGCGCTTTATCAACCTGGACCTGGCACAGCACCCCGTATTACAGTTTATCCAGAGTGAAAAAGTGGTCTACTCGCATGTATTCACGTCGCGTGATTTCAATGCCCGCCTCTTCAAACCCGGCGAATACGAGCTTCGCATCCTGCTGGACAGGAACCGGAATGGCATCTGGGATCCCGGCGACTTCTTCGGCACTAAGATCCAGCCCGAAAAAGTAATGCCTGTCCCCCGGAAAGTCAATATAAAAGCCAACTGGGATAACGAAATAGACATCACCTTATAG
- a CDS encoding homocysteine S-methyltransferase family protein yields MDIRQALEKRILIIDGAMGTMIQRYKLTEADYRGQRFANWPSDVKGNNDLLCLTQPQIIEEIHGQYLDAGADIIETNTFSSTSIAQADYGMQALAFELNIAAGQCARKAADAYTAKDPSKPRFVAGAIGPLNKTLSLSPDVNNPGYRALTFDEAMEAYYEQVKGLTEGGVDLLLIETIFDTLNAKAAIFAIKKYFRDSGKPELPIMISGTITDASGRTLSGQTLEAFYTSVAHARPLSIGLNCALGAVEMRSHIEELSQIAACYTSAYPNAGLPNAMGEYDEQPEQTAHFIEEWAEKGFVNIVGGCCGTTPDHIRHIAQHVKTIQPRLLPVLEPSL; encoded by the coding sequence ATGGACATCAGACAAGCACTCGAAAAACGCATCCTGATCATTGATGGGGCCATGGGTACCATGATCCAGCGGTATAAGCTAACCGAAGCCGACTACCGGGGGCAACGCTTTGCCAACTGGCCCAGCGATGTCAAAGGCAATAATGACCTGCTCTGCCTCACACAGCCGCAGATCATTGAAGAGATCCATGGTCAGTACCTGGACGCAGGAGCAGATATCATAGAGACCAATACTTTTTCCAGCACATCCATTGCCCAGGCGGATTACGGTATGCAGGCCCTTGCCTTTGAGCTGAACATAGCCGCCGGCCAATGCGCCCGTAAGGCTGCTGACGCCTATACCGCCAAAGACCCTTCCAAACCCCGTTTTGTTGCCGGCGCCATTGGCCCGCTCAATAAAACACTGAGCCTTTCGCCGGATGTTAATAACCCCGGTTACCGGGCGCTTACCTTCGATGAGGCCATGGAAGCCTATTACGAGCAGGTGAAAGGACTGACCGAAGGCGGCGTGGACCTCCTGCTGATTGAGACCATCTTTGACACCCTGAATGCCAAAGCCGCCATTTTCGCTATCAAGAAATATTTCCGGGACAGCGGCAAACCGGAACTGCCTATCATGATCAGCGGCACCATCACAGACGCCTCCGGCCGCACCCTGAGCGGGCAGACCCTGGAAGCTTTCTATACCTCTGTGGCGCATGCCCGTCCCCTGAGCATTGGCCTCAACTGCGCCCTCGGCGCTGTAGAGATGCGCAGCCATATTGAGGAACTGAGCCAGATAGCCGCCTGTTATACATCCGCCTATCCCAATGCCGGCTTGCCCAACGCCATGGGTGAATATGATGAGCAACCCGAGCAGACCGCCCATTTCATTGAAGAATGGGCCGAAAAAGGATTCGTCAATATCGTTGGCGGTTGCTGCGGCACCACCCCGGACCATATCCGGCATATTGCCCAGCACGTCAAAACCATTCAACCCAGGTTGTTGCCCGTCCTGGAACCCAGTTTATAA